TCCCGCTGATCCAGGTGGTCGGCCCCAACGGGCAGATCCTCGCCAGCAGCGACGCGGCCAGGAACCTGCCGCCGCTCAGCGACCTGCGCCCCACGGCCGAGAACCGGCTGATCAACATGACGAACTGCCTGCCGACCGAGTGCATCCACCTCACGGCCGTCAGGGTCAGCATCTTCGCCGACTCCCCCGTCGTCTACGCGGGCCGCAGCACACCCGACCTGCTCACCAGCCGCACCCTGGAAGTCGTCGTGTTCACCCAGGTCGGGATCCTCATCGCGCTGGCGTCGTGGGCCACGTGGCTGGTCACGGGGCGGGCGTTGCGGCCGGTGGCGACCATGCGGGCCGAGCTGGACGCCGTGCACGCGGGCGACCTGAGCCGCCGGGTCACGCAGCCGCCGGGGCAGGACGAGGTGGCCCTGCTCGCCAGGTCCGTCAACGGCACGCTGGCCCGGCTGGAACGCTCCGCCGAGCAGCAGCGCCAGTTCGCCTCCGACGCCTCGCACGAGCTGCGCACCCCGATCGCCGGGCTGCGCGCCCAGCTCGAGAGCGCCCAGCTCTACCCGGAGGACACCGACATCGAGGCGCTGGTGGAGAGCTCGCTGCGCGACACCGACCGCCTGGAGGCGATCATCACCGACCTGCTGCTGCTGGCCAGGATCGGCTCGCGGGTGGACGTGGTCAAGGAGCGGGTGGACCTCGCCGAACTGGTCCGCCAGGAGCTGGCCGTGCGCTGCGACAAGGTGCCCGTGCACGTGGACCTGGCCAAGGGGGTCGTGGTCGAGGGCGTACGGCTCCAGCTGGCCAGGGTCCTGACGAACCTGCTGGACAACGCCCAGCGGCACGCCGAGCACCGGGTCCGGGTCCAGGTGTCCAAGGAGGGGAACGCCACGGCGGTCCTGGCGGTCGAGAACGACGGCATGGAGATCGCCGAGGGGGACCGCCAGCGCATCTTCGAGCGCTTCACCCGGCTGGACGCCGCCCGCAGCCGCGACGCCGGCGGCACGGGGCTCGGCCTGGCCATCGCGCGGGACGTCGCCATGGCTCACCGTGGTCAGATCACCGTCGAGGACTGCAAAGGTGGTGCCAGGTTCGTGGTGAGACTTCCGGCTGTTTGACCGGTTCTCGTAGATTTCCGGTGCTCATGTCATAGATCATGGTGCCATGAAGGAAGAAGCGCCGCAGGGCGTCGACCCGCACACTCCTAACGTGGCGCGCATGTACGACTACTTCCTGGGTGGCAAGGACAACTTTCAGGCCGATCGGAATCTGGCCGACCAAGTGCTCAGCGTGATCCCGGAGACCCGCGACGGCACCAGGGAGAACCGCGCGCTCATCGGCCGGTTCGTGCGCTACCTGTGCGAGCAGGGCATCACGCAGTTCCTCGACCTCGGCTCCGGCCTGCCGGCGCAGGAGAACGTGCACGAAGTGGCCCTCAGGCACTCCCCTGACGCGCGCGTGGTGTACGTGGACAACGACCCGGTGGTGGCCACGCACGGCAGAGCGCTGCTGGCCGACCCCGACCGGGTGGCCATGGTGCTGGGCGACGTGCGCCGGCCGAAGGAGATCCTGTCGCACCCGGAGGTGCGCGGGCTGCTGGACCTGGACCGGCCGGTGGCCCTGCTGATGATGTTCCTCCTGCACCTGATCCCCGACGAGGACGACCCGCAGGGCTTCGTGGCCGCCTACCGCGGCGCGCTGGCGCCGGGCAGCTATCTGGCCATCTCGCACGTGGGCAGCGACTCCCACTCCTCGCTGACGGACCGGGTGAGCCAGTTCTACGAGCGGGCCAACATGCCCTTCAGGCCGCGGCCCGGCGAGGAGATCTCCGCCTTCTTCGGCGACTTCGAGTTCATCCCGCCGGGCCATCTGGTCAACGGTGTGGGGCCGGACCTGGAATGGCCGTACGTCGACCCCAACACCCCCATCTTCCTGGACCCGGAGCTGGCCCTCATGGGTTACGCGGCCATCGCCCGCAAACCCTAGAGCTGCGCTAGACCTTCGTCAGCTCCCGGTCGCCCGGTGCTTCGGGCTCCGGCGGTTCCTCGCCCTCGTTCTCGTCCAGCAGGGTCGTCTCGTCGAACGGCGCCTGCCCCGCCAGCACCATCGCGGCGCGCTCCCGGTCGAACTCGCCGGTCCAGTGGGCGACGAGCACGGTGGCGACAGAGTTGCCGGCGAAGTTCGTCAGCGCCCTGGCCTCCGACATGAAGCGGTCGATGCCCACGATGAGGCCGACCCCGTCGACCAGCGCCGGGCGGTGCGCCTGCAGGCCGCCGGCCAGCGTGGCAAGCCCGGCCCCGGTCACGCCCGCGGCGCCCTTGGAGGCGATCATCATGAACAGCAGCAGCGCGAGCTGCTCGCCGAACCGCAGCGGCGCGCCGGTGGCCTCGGCGATGAACAGCGTGGCCATGGTCAGGTAAATGGCGGTGCCGTCGAGGTTGAAGGAGTAGCCGGTCGGCACGGTGATGCCGGCCACGGTCCTGCTGACGCCCATGTGCTCCATCTTGGCGATGAGCCGGGGCAGGGCCGTCTCCGAGGACGAGGTGGACAGGATCAGCAGGAACTCGCGGCCCAGGTACTTCAGCAGCGACCACAGGTTGATCCGGGCGACCAGCCACAGGATCGAGCCCAGGACGACGCCGACGAACAGCAGGCAGGTGATGTAGAAGGCCACCATGATGATCGCCAGGCTCTTGAGCGCCTCGATCCCCGTCTCGCCCACCACGGCGGCCATCGCGCCGAACGCGCCGACGGGCGCGGCCCACATGACCATGGCGAGGATGCGGAAGACCAGCCGCTGGAAGTGCTCGATGCCGCGCAGGATCGGCGTGCCCTTGTCACCCATGGCCTGCAGCGCGAACCCGGTCAGCAGCGCGACGAGCAGCGCCTGCAGCACCGAGCCGCCGGTCAGCGCCGACACCAGCGTCTTGGGGATGATGCCGAGCAGGAAGTCGACCGTGCCGGCCTCACCGCCCTTGGCCGCCTGCGCCTCCGCGGCCTGCTTGGCGGCGTCGCTCAGGTGCAGCCCCGAGCCCGGGTCGATGACGTTGCCGACCACCAGGCCGATGAGCAGGGCTACGGTGGACATGACGATGAAGTAGCCGAGCGCGAGACCGCCGACCTTGCCGACCTTGGCGGCCTGGCGCACCGAGCCGATGCCGAGCACGATCGTGCAGAAGATGATCGGCCCGATCACCATCTGAATGAGCGCCACAAAACCGGTGCCCAGCGGTTTGAGCTCCTTGCCCACGTCCGGCCAGACGAACCCGACCAGGATTCCCAGCAGGACGGCGCCGATGACGGCGAGGTAGAGATACCGAGTGCGATCACGCATGGGGGGTTCTCCAGCAGTGATGGAATTTCCTTCTAGCTTTCCGAGTATCGCGCTCACAGTGACGTAGGTCACCATTGAGTAAGTTTCGTTCACGGGGGAGGTGGCAAAATGCGGCGCTGGAGCCTGGCGGGACAGATGTTGGTCCTGCAGCTCCTCGTGGTCGCCGTCACGGTGGCGGGCCTCGCGGTGCTCGCCGTCGTGCAGACGCGTGAGCTCGTGACCGACGAGGCGAGCGGCAAGGCCAGGGCCGTCGCGGTGAGCGTGGCGGCCTCGCCCGACGTGCTGGAGGCGCTCGACGGCCCGAACCCGTCGGCACGGCTGCAGCCGTACGCCGAGCACGTACGCCACCAGACGGGCGTCGACTTCATCACCATCATGAAGCCGGACGGCACCCGCTACACCCATCCGACCCCCTCCGAGATCGGCAAGCGTTACCTCGGCCACACAGAGCGAGCACTGGCGGGCGAGACGTTCAGCGAGACCTACACCGGCACGCTCGGCGAGTCCAGGCGGGTGGTGACCCCCGTCATGTCGGGCGGCCGGGCGCGGGCGCTGGTCAGCGCCGGCATCACCGTCGAGAAGATCAGCGCCAGGGTCCGCGACCAGCTCGCCTGGGGCGGCCTCGTCGTCGCGCTCGCGCTCTCGCTGGGCGCGGCCGGCACCTGGCTGGTCACCGCGCGGCTGCGCCGCCAGACGCACGGCCTGGGCCCGGTGGAGCTCGGCCGCATCCACGAGCACCACGACGCGGTCCTGCACGCCGTCAGGGAGGGCCTGCTGCTGGTCGGCAAGGACGGCACGCTGACGCTCTGCAACGACGCCGCGCGTCACCTGCTCGGCCTGCCCGCCGACGCCGAAGGACGGCACGTGGACGAGCTGGGCCTGTCCGAGGTGCTGGCCGACGACCAGGAGCGCGTCCACCTGGTCGGCGACCGGGTGCTGGCGGTCAACAGCGCCGCCAGCAGGCTCGGCACCGTGGTGACCGTGCGCGACCACACCGAGCTGCAGGCGCTGACCGGACAGCTCGACGCCGAGCGCGGCTTCGCCGACTCGCTGCGCTCGGCCGCCCACGAGGCCGCCAACCGGCTGCACACGGTCATCACCCTGGTCGAGCTGGGCCGTACCGAACAGGCGGTGGCGCTGGGCACGGCGGAGCTGCGGGCCGCGCAGGAGCTCACCGACCGGGTGGTCGCCGCCGTCCGCGAGCCGGTCCTGGCGGCGCTGCTGCTGGGAAAGAGCGCCGAGGCGGCCGAACGCGGCGTCGAGCTGGTGATCAGCCAGGACAGCGAGCTGGACGACCTGGGCCTCGACCCGCGCCAGATGGTCACGATCGTGGGCAACCTGATCGACAACGCCATCGACGCGGCCTCCCGGGTGGAGGTGCACCTGTGCGCCGACCGGGACGGCGTCGTCATCAGGGTGGCCGACAACGGCCCCGGACTGGCCGACCCGCGCGCCTTCGACAAGGGCTGGACCACCAAGGGCGACGGGCACGGGCTCGGGCTGGCCCTGGTGGGGCAGTCGGTGCGGCGGCTGGGCGGCACCATCGACGTGGAGGGCTCGGTGTTCACCGTGCGGCTGCCCGTGCCGGAGCGTGTGCCATGACGACCCCGGTGCCGGGCACGGCGATCTCCGTGCTCATCGTCGAGGACGAGGAGATCACGGCGGAGGCCAACCGCATCTACGTCGAGCGGATCCCGGGCTTCGAGGTGGCCGGCGTCGTCAGGACCGGCGGCGAGGCACTGCGCTTCCTGCGCGGGAAGCCGGTCGACCTCGTCCTGCTCGACTTCTACCTGCCGGACATGCACGGGCTGGAGGTGTGCCGGGCGATCCGGGCGGGCGGGCTCATGTGCGACGTGATCGCCGTCACCTCGGCCCGTGACCTGGCCATGGTCCGCTCGGCCGTCTCGCTCGGCGTCTCCCAGTACCTGCTCAAGCCGTTCACCTACGCGACACTCGTCGAGAAGCTCACGCGTTACGCCAAGTTCAAGGACGAGGCCGGCGTCGCCGTCGGGCAGGGCGACGTGGACCGCGTGCTGGGCACCCTGCGGGGCAGCTCCGAGCTGCCCAAAGGCATGGCGCGCGACACGCTCGACACCGTCGCGGCCAAGCTGCGCGACAGCCCCGACGGCATGGCGGCGCAGGCCGTGGCCGACGCGATCGGGGTGTCCCGCGTGACGGCACGCCGCTACCTGGAATACCTGGTGGAGCTGGGGATCGCGGCCCGCATGCCGCAGTACGGCGGGGTGGGCCGGCCAGAGTTGCTCTACCGGATCCCCATGGAAAGTTAATGACGGTGACGCTGGCCGTTCAATCCGGGCCTCTAGCTTCTGGGTGCAGTCCATTGCACTGAGGAGACCTACCTTGCGAGTCCTGGCCGTAGTTCCCGCCCGCGGAGGTTCGGCGGGCGTACCCCTGAAGAACCTCGCCCTGGTCGGCGGCCTCCCGCTGGTCACCCGCGCGGTGCGCGCCTGCCTGCGGGCCGAGCTCGTGGACCAGGTCGTGGTCAGCACCGACCACGCGGGGATCGCCGAGACCGCCCGGCAGGCGGGGGCGGTCGTCGTGGACCGGCCCGAGGAGCTGAGCGGCGCCACCGCCTCCAGCGAGTCGGCCGTGCTGCACGCGCTCGACGCCCTCGGCGCGGACCCCGAAGTCGTCGTGCTGGTGCAGTGCACGAGCGCGTTCATCGACCCCGACGACCTGTCCGCCGCGGTGCGCAAGGTGCTCGACGGCGAGGCCGACTCGGTGGTGTCCGGGCTGCCGACGCACGAGTTCCTGTGGACGGCGACCGGCGCCGGGATCAACCACGACCCGGCCGTCCGGCAGCGCCGGCAGGACCGCGACGCCCAGTTCCGCGAGAACGGCGCCTTCTACGTCATGCGCACCTCCGGCCTGCGCGAGCACGGTCA
This genomic interval from Nonomuraea helvata contains the following:
- a CDS encoding HAMP domain-containing sensor histidine kinase, encoding MLIPAAVGGVIVTRSLMSASVFRDTRDTAERIAYEMRGGALPMGASIPVPNPSVPLIQVVGPNGQILASSDAARNLPPLSDLRPTAENRLINMTNCLPTECIHLTAVRVSIFADSPVVYAGRSTPDLLTSRTLEVVVFTQVGILIALASWATWLVTGRALRPVATMRAELDAVHAGDLSRRVTQPPGQDEVALLARSVNGTLARLERSAEQQRQFASDASHELRTPIAGLRAQLESAQLYPEDTDIEALVESSLRDTDRLEAIITDLLLLARIGSRVDVVKERVDLAELVRQELAVRCDKVPVHVDLAKGVVVEGVRLQLARVLTNLLDNAQRHAEHRVRVQVSKEGNATAVLAVENDGMEIAEGDRQRIFERFTRLDAARSRDAGGTGLGLAIARDVAMAHRGQITVEDCKGGARFVVRLPAV
- a CDS encoding SAM-dependent methyltransferase, yielding MKEEAPQGVDPHTPNVARMYDYFLGGKDNFQADRNLADQVLSVIPETRDGTRENRALIGRFVRYLCEQGITQFLDLGSGLPAQENVHEVALRHSPDARVVYVDNDPVVATHGRALLADPDRVAMVLGDVRRPKEILSHPEVRGLLDLDRPVALLMMFLLHLIPDEDDPQGFVAAYRGALAPGSYLAISHVGSDSHSSLTDRVSQFYERANMPFRPRPGEEISAFFGDFEFIPPGHLVNGVGPDLEWPYVDPNTPIFLDPELALMGYAAIARKP
- a CDS encoding cation:dicarboxylate symporter family transporter, which gives rise to MRDRTRYLYLAVIGAVLLGILVGFVWPDVGKELKPLGTGFVALIQMVIGPIIFCTIVLGIGSVRQAAKVGKVGGLALGYFIVMSTVALLIGLVVGNVIDPGSGLHLSDAAKQAAEAQAAKGGEAGTVDFLLGIIPKTLVSALTGGSVLQALLVALLTGFALQAMGDKGTPILRGIEHFQRLVFRILAMVMWAAPVGAFGAMAAVVGETGIEALKSLAIIMVAFYITCLLFVGVVLGSILWLVARINLWSLLKYLGREFLLILSTSSSETALPRLIAKMEHMGVSRTVAGITVPTGYSFNLDGTAIYLTMATLFIAEATGAPLRFGEQLALLLFMMIASKGAAGVTGAGLATLAGGLQAHRPALVDGVGLIVGIDRFMSEARALTNFAGNSVATVLVAHWTGEFDRERAAMVLAGQAPFDETTLLDENEGEEPPEPEAPGDRELTKV
- a CDS encoding sensor histidine kinase — its product is MRRWSLAGQMLVLQLLVVAVTVAGLAVLAVVQTRELVTDEASGKARAVAVSVAASPDVLEALDGPNPSARLQPYAEHVRHQTGVDFITIMKPDGTRYTHPTPSEIGKRYLGHTERALAGETFSETYTGTLGESRRVVTPVMSGGRARALVSAGITVEKISARVRDQLAWGGLVVALALSLGAAGTWLVTARLRRQTHGLGPVELGRIHEHHDAVLHAVREGLLLVGKDGTLTLCNDAARHLLGLPADAEGRHVDELGLSEVLADDQERVHLVGDRVLAVNSAASRLGTVVTVRDHTELQALTGQLDAERGFADSLRSAAHEAANRLHTVITLVELGRTEQAVALGTAELRAAQELTDRVVAAVREPVLAALLLGKSAEAAERGVELVISQDSELDDLGLDPRQMVTIVGNLIDNAIDAASRVEVHLCADRDGVVIRVADNGPGLADPRAFDKGWTTKGDGHGLGLALVGQSVRRLGGTIDVEGSVFTVRLPVPERVP
- a CDS encoding response regulator, which encodes MTTPVPGTAISVLIVEDEEITAEANRIYVERIPGFEVAGVVRTGGEALRFLRGKPVDLVLLDFYLPDMHGLEVCRAIRAGGLMCDVIAVTSARDLAMVRSAVSLGVSQYLLKPFTYATLVEKLTRYAKFKDEAGVAVGQGDVDRVLGTLRGSSELPKGMARDTLDTVAAKLRDSPDGMAAQAVADAIGVSRVTARRYLEYLVELGIAARMPQYGGVGRPELLYRIPMES